TCCGCTCTGCGCGATCGCAAGATGATGGACTTCAAACAGCACTTCCGCTCCGTGGATGTGTTGATGGTCGATGACATCCAGTTCTTAGAGGGCAAAGAATCAACGCAGGAAGAGTTCTTCCACACGTTCAACGCACTCGTTGACCTCGGCAAGCAAATCATCATTTCCGCCGACCGCGCACCGGGCGAAATTCGTGACTTGTCAGAGCGCATCAAATCCCGTCTGCAGTGTGGCCTCGTGGTCGACCTGCACCCGACGGATTACGAACTCCGCCTCGGCATCCTTCACGCCAAGCAAGAGATGTTCGTCAACGTCTACCCTGGCGTCGAAATCGCAACGGGCGTTCTCGAATTCCTCGCGCACCGGATTTCCAGCAACGTCCGCGTTCTTGAAGGCGCATTGAACCGCCTTTACGCGCTCGCGTCCCTCGTCGGCCGCACCGTGTCCGTTGAAATGGCACAGGATTGCCTGTCCGACATTCTGCGTGCCTCTGATCGCAAGCTCACCATCGAAGAAATCCAACGCAAAGTGTCCGAACACTACGACATTCGCTTGTCCGATATGCTTGGCCCAAAGCGCACGCGCACGTTGGCCCGCCCACGTCAGGTTGCAATGTGGTTGTGCAAACAGCTCACCAGCCGCAGCTTGCCTGAAATCGGCCGCAAGTTCGGCAAACGTGACCACACCACAATCATGCACGGCGTGCGCAAAATTGATGAATTGCGCCAATCTGACAGTCAGATTGCCGATGATCTGGAAATGCTGCGCCGCGCACTCGAAGACTAGGCATTAAACCCTTGTGGATGGGCTGAAATCCGCTAGTTTTGGCGTCCCGACATCTTGCGGGCATCACTAGCGGAGACAGGCCATGAAACTCAGCATCGAACGCGCAACACTGCTTAAAGCCGTGGCACAAGCTCAATCCGTTGTGGAACGCCGCAACACGATCCCGATCCTCGCGAACGTCTTGATCGAAGCAGAGGGCGCCGAGGCAACATTCCGCGCGACAGACCTCGACATCGAAGTCGTCGACAAAGCCGCAGCCGTGGTTGAACGGGCAGGGGCCACAACGGTCTCCGCCGTGACGCTGAACGAAATTGTTCGCAAACTTCCTGACGGCGCGCTTGTGACGCTGACAGAAGACAGCGCATCAGGCCGTTTGACGATTGAAGCAGGCCGTTCCAACTTCTCACTCGCGACTTTGCCCAAGGAAGACTTCCCTGTGATGGCAACGTCTGATTACGCTGCGAACTTCGCGTGCAAGGCTCCGGTTCTACGCCGCCTGTTCGATAAATCCAAATTCGCGATCTCGACCGAGGAAACCCGCTACTACCTCAACGGTGTCTACATGCACGTGTCCGAATCCGATGGCGGCAAAGTTTTGCGCTGCGTCGCAACAGATGGCCACCGTCTGGCGCGCATCGACGCTGACCTGCCCGAAGGCGCGGAGGGCATGACAGGCGTTATCGTTCCACGCAAAACTGTTGGAGAATTGCGCAAACTTCTCGACGACGATGATATGGAAATCGCTGTGTCCGTGTCTGAAACCAAAA
This Octadecabacter temperatus DNA region includes the following protein-coding sequences:
- the dnaN gene encoding DNA polymerase III subunit beta, coding for MKLSIERATLLKAVAQAQSVVERRNTIPILANVLIEAEGAEATFRATDLDIEVVDKAAAVVERAGATTVSAVTLNEIVRKLPDGALVTLTEDSASGRLTIEAGRSNFSLATLPKEDFPVMATSDYAANFACKAPVLRRLFDKSKFAISTEETRYYLNGVYMHVSESDGGKVLRCVATDGHRLARIDADLPEGAEGMTGVIVPRKTVGELRKLLDDDDMEIAVSVSETKIRFATPDITLTSKVIDGTFPDYTRVIPQGNTRKMEVDAAEFAKAVDRVATVSSERSRAVKLQLDEDRLILSVNAPDSGAAEEELVVAYGDERLEIGFNAKYLLEIASQVDRENAVFMFNSSGDPTLMREGNDTSAIYVVMPMRV
- the dnaA gene encoding chromosomal replication initiator protein DnaA encodes the protein MTNVQWDKVKSDMRAAIGAGNYKSWIEPLTLVTAAEGVARLGAPSPFVGDYVGKTYGDQIIYHLNRHGMAVQRLAFDVEGAANTPVQPAAKPAQAKPANAQADAQPDQRFTFDSFVVGKPNELAHAAAKRVAEGGPTTFNPLFLYGGVGLGKTHLMHAIAHELGEKRPDLNVLYVSADQFIYRFISALRDRKMMDFKQHFRSVDVLMVDDIQFLEGKESTQEEFFHTFNALVDLGKQIIISADRAPGEIRDLSERIKSRLQCGLVVDLHPTDYELRLGILHAKQEMFVNVYPGVEIATGVLEFLAHRISSNVRVLEGALNRLYALASLVGRTVSVEMAQDCLSDILRASDRKLTIEEIQRKVSEHYDIRLSDMLGPKRTRTLARPRQVAMWLCKQLTSRSLPEIGRKFGKRDHTTIMHGVRKIDELRQSDSQIADDLEMLRRALED